A part of Terriglobales bacterium genomic DNA contains:
- a CDS encoding helix-turn-helix transcriptional regulator, which produces MRCRYSHTFGAATLFFYRARSHIYNCGSITTKAGADLATNRSLPHAILELRKTLNMSQTELGDRLGVGAMSVSRWERGVIPTADHLIGLAKLSSSPQQFWFFVGKAGLTKQDLVKK; this is translated from the coding sequence ATGCGCTGCCGGTATTCGCACACTTTTGGGGCCGCTACTTTATTCTTCTATCGTGCGCGTTCGCACATATACAATTGCGGCTCCATAACGACCAAGGCAGGTGCTGATTTGGCGACCAACCGCTCTTTACCTCATGCGATCCTCGAACTCCGTAAAACTTTGAACATGTCTCAGACCGAGCTCGGGGACAGGCTCGGCGTAGGCGCTATGTCCGTGTCGAGGTGGGAGCGTGGAGTGATCCCGACCGCAGATCACCTTATCGGCTTGGCCAAGCTGTCTTCCAGTCCGCAGCAGTTCTGGTTTTTCGTTGGGAAAGCGGGGCTGACAAAGCAGGACCTGGTAAAGAAGTAA
- a CDS encoding helix-turn-helix domain-containing protein gives MPKRPKMISLREAAEIIGCSDDTARRLAHANELEWFTLRDRGWMLVSRVSVDRFLARRAKHNGAGKPGKERRCK, from the coding sequence ATGCCTAAGCGTCCGAAGATGATCTCGCTCCGCGAGGCGGCCGAAATCATAGGGTGTTCCGACGACACGGCACGCCGTTTGGCTCATGCCAACGAGCTTGAATGGTTCACCCTTCGCGATCGCGGCTGGATGTTGGTCAGCCGTGTTTCGGTCGATCGATTTCTCGCTCGCCGCGCGAAGCACAACGGCGCAGGAAAGCCCGGGAAGGAGCGCCGC
- a CDS encoding sigma factor-like helix-turn-helix DNA-binding protein: protein MSRRVVVHNYPAIPRAAIEEGFAAMSLPEIAERLGMTRQRVWQVYRNAMAKLVAQPEALQSLRELARERQRLAEQRVGMWEVEQ, encoded by the coding sequence ATGAGCCGCCGCGTCGTGGTCCACAACTATCCCGCCATTCCGCGCGCCGCGATCGAGGAAGGCTTCGCGGCAATGAGCCTTCCTGAGATTGCAGAGCGGCTCGGCATGACTCGGCAGCGCGTTTGGCAGGTTTATCGCAATGCGATGGCGAAGCTGGTCGCGCAACCGGAAGCGCTTCAGTCTCTGCGCGAACTCGCCCGCGAACGCCAGCGGTTGGCTGAACAGCGCGTCGGTATGTGGGAGGTGGAACAGTGA
- a CDS encoding ATP-binding protein, which translates to MALSLEERRQLMALDLPEYDAAVKEVRDYMARTQLTSADIAMRIGYADSSIRNWLNGSYANVASHDTAIRAALMGYMTAHPIGATQHQQGKLHETRNTSLLLKYYSKALANGYAYYVHGDPGTQKTWVAEFFQQRVNIEEAKGNRRVHIVYSRGGHLRPLDLMKRVAEACGIAGLGNIDRIIRNLRHEFRGIRALLIFDEAQHLSVECLEVIRELYDRPPYTGLVFQGSHELHRNFIRHALTLEQWMSRFRQGKSLPGLDETEAWKIADDEIGDMLRAMFGKKEADAKLKKLVDGSRATVLRSQEKVQYFQARRLFNAINETREALAQRGGEA; encoded by the coding sequence ATGGCTCTCTCTCTCGAAGAACGACGGCAGTTGATGGCTCTCGACTTGCCGGAGTACGACGCGGCGGTGAAAGAGGTCCGCGACTATATGGCGCGGACACAGCTCACCTCAGCGGATATCGCGATGCGGATCGGCTATGCGGATTCTTCGATTCGCAACTGGCTCAACGGCTCGTATGCGAATGTCGCCTCCCACGACACAGCAATCCGAGCAGCGCTGATGGGATATATGACGGCTCATCCTATCGGCGCGACGCAGCACCAGCAAGGCAAGCTTCACGAGACGCGCAACACGTCACTGTTGCTGAAGTACTACAGCAAAGCGCTTGCGAACGGATACGCCTATTACGTCCACGGAGATCCGGGGACCCAAAAGACGTGGGTCGCAGAATTCTTCCAGCAGCGAGTCAACATCGAAGAGGCTAAGGGCAACCGTCGCGTCCACATCGTCTACTCGCGCGGTGGTCATCTGCGTCCGCTCGATTTAATGAAGCGGGTGGCGGAGGCTTGCGGCATCGCGGGCTTGGGAAACATTGACCGCATCATTCGCAACCTTCGTCATGAGTTTCGTGGCATAAGGGCGCTGTTGATCTTTGATGAAGCCCAGCACCTCAGCGTCGAGTGCCTGGAAGTCATCCGCGAGCTCTACGATCGGCCACCGTACACGGGCCTCGTCTTCCAGGGATCGCACGAGCTTCATCGCAACTTTATTCGCCACGCCCTCACCCTCGAACAATGGATGTCCCGCTTCCGCCAGGGCAAATCACTTCCAGGCCTGGACGAAACCGAAGCCTGGAAGATTGCCGATGACGAGATCGGCGACATGCTCCGCGCCATGTTTGGCAAGAAGGAAGCCGACGCGAAGCTGAAGAAGCTGGTCGACGGGTCGCGCGCGACGGTTCTCCGCTCGCAGGAAAAGGTGCAGTACTTCCAGGCGCGTCGCCTCTTCAACGCCATCAACGAAACCCGCGAAGCCCTGGCGCAGAGAGGCGGTGAAGCATGA
- a CDS encoding XRE family transcriptional regulator: MSGMDGALGCFPFKPTKFADQRLLDTSRPFESTRDPRNQRRMNAFAAGYARVNSVKTPVEFGPSPMAGRRVIFGVTGDDLHKYTYISAFIRNVKEKVQTGAKLAKPDWADRLTAVRKRVGGNQASFGQRLGVSQVTVSNWEAGRITPAAENFLKIGQIAGDPDCWYFWQLAGLDRDAMDTAMTSLGKKVHPQSLTILFEPAPGALKAGSGNLKKIPDAVAIPLLKDAAAAGSPRTIQERDIEDMMILPRKWVPRPDHATCIKVMGDSMSPILDDGDIVVIDTSVRDRSKLYGKMVAAVSPDGGVTIKWLRKSGKSEMLVPQHTSPRHQIVVISDDPEWEIIGRVCWRMGRVP, encoded by the coding sequence ATGTCAGGCATGGACGGAGCCCTAGGCTGTTTTCCTTTCAAGCCGACGAAATTCGCGGACCAACGCCTGCTCGATACGTCGAGACCGTTTGAGTCCACGCGCGACCCGCGAAACCAGCGAAGGATGAACGCCTTCGCGGCGGGCTATGCGCGAGTAAATTCCGTAAAAACCCCGGTAGAGTTCGGCCCTTCGCCTATGGCTGGGCGACGTGTTATTTTCGGGGTCACAGGTGATGACCTTCATAAGTACACTTATATAAGTGCATTTATAAGGAACGTCAAGGAGAAAGTGCAGACAGGTGCCAAATTGGCGAAACCTGATTGGGCGGATCGCCTCACAGCGGTCCGAAAAAGGGTGGGTGGAAACCAAGCCTCTTTCGGGCAAAGGCTTGGTGTGTCGCAAGTTACGGTCTCGAACTGGGAAGCCGGGCGAATCACGCCCGCTGCCGAAAACTTTTTGAAGATTGGGCAGATCGCAGGTGACCCAGACTGCTGGTATTTTTGGCAGTTAGCGGGCTTGGATCGAGACGCGATGGATACAGCGATGACATCCCTGGGAAAGAAAGTACATCCACAATCGTTGACGATCCTCTTCGAACCTGCGCCCGGAGCACTCAAAGCCGGGTCCGGAAATCTGAAAAAGATCCCCGATGCTGTCGCAATTCCATTGTTAAAAGATGCTGCCGCCGCGGGATCTCCTCGCACGATTCAGGAGCGCGATATCGAAGACATGATGATTTTGCCGAGGAAATGGGTCCCTCGGCCGGATCACGCAACTTGCATTAAAGTGATGGGCGATTCGATGAGTCCCATCCTCGATGACGGCGACATCGTTGTTATCGATACGTCTGTGCGCGATCGGAGCAAACTATACGGAAAGATGGTCGCGGCCGTCTCCCCCGACGGCGGAGTCACGATCAAGTGGTTACGAAAATCAGGCAAAAGTGAGATGCTCGTTCCGCAACACACCAGCCCACGCCACCAAATTGTTGTCATTTCGGACGATCCCGAGTGGGAAATCATTGGCAGAGTGTGTTGGCGCATGGGACGCGTTCCGTAA
- a CDS encoding DDE-type integrase/transposase/recombinase: protein MSRPRPCVTKDELIALTGWSDRTVRLKAELKEIEWRYVDAERSGRRPRAYFVDSLPAEFQAKYSRQQLTSASQELAARSSGQVLPPQSLNPNACLNGAGHAAPPTMRRMIVNEEQQRQAEQRLAAIQPLLDCQRTKRRPDVTSADGRRLTSIDALAGYIAEQCNVGKSTVYQWALNFRQEGLAGLADKIRSDSGTSRFFAKEHLAQARAFVISKYYRDRLTYRMTYERLQESWDSLDTNGEKLPSYTTVRAFLKNTDELPEPVKIYGREGSTVYEAKCSPILIRDFAVAVNEVWVSDHGKHDVWVWNDCFSGIPRGIAIRPWLTAILDMRSRKIVGANWNAQPSGHTVSTALRHAVVSFGIPQKFYIDNGKDYESIGRIDYSIEASGVLHRLGVEPQYCIPKHPQSKLIESWFSTVRKRFDSRFGPFYCGDSPSNRPEECDSVLKEHKQFLERKRAATPLMPASEFIRIAALWVFEDYNDEYRAHSGRGMEGRTPNEVFQEEYPANARRLDSHDYIQELFWKRETRQVLEGGTVQMFNERYEPADIESSAALFSLIGRSVLVACDPYDIGDAIVLDHAGTPLGRIRAQKLVAHGPISRDDVKHSMRTRRAVKRAVEQHLQAIGAQVESEVDMFRRRAAISAPNDFVPEPKALPAPIRGSLAPATAPQFVEDVVDDILSDN from the coding sequence ATGAGTCGACCACGCCCGTGTGTGACCAAAGACGAACTCATTGCCCTCACCGGGTGGTCCGATCGCACCGTTCGCCTAAAGGCGGAACTGAAGGAAATCGAGTGGCGCTACGTAGATGCTGAGCGGTCAGGCCGTCGCCCGCGCGCCTACTTTGTCGACTCACTGCCAGCCGAATTTCAGGCGAAGTATTCGCGCCAGCAATTGACGAGCGCTTCACAGGAACTCGCCGCGAGATCGTCGGGCCAGGTGCTGCCGCCGCAGAGCTTAAATCCTAATGCCTGCTTAAACGGGGCCGGTCACGCGGCCCCACCGACGATGCGGCGCATGATCGTCAACGAGGAGCAGCAGCGCCAAGCGGAACAACGGCTTGCGGCAATTCAGCCGCTCCTCGATTGCCAGCGCACGAAGCGCCGGCCAGATGTCACATCTGCCGATGGGCGGCGGTTGACGAGCATCGACGCTCTTGCCGGCTACATCGCCGAGCAGTGCAATGTCGGCAAAAGCACCGTTTATCAATGGGCGCTCAACTTTCGCCAGGAAGGACTCGCCGGACTCGCCGACAAAATACGCAGCGATAGTGGAACCTCCCGATTCTTTGCCAAGGAACACCTGGCTCAGGCAAGGGCGTTCGTAATCTCGAAGTACTATCGCGACCGCCTCACGTACCGCATGACGTACGAGCGCCTGCAGGAATCCTGGGATTCGCTCGACACGAATGGCGAGAAGCTTCCCTCCTACACCACGGTCCGGGCATTCCTGAAGAACACGGATGAGCTCCCCGAGCCGGTCAAGATCTATGGCCGCGAAGGCTCCACTGTGTACGAGGCGAAATGCTCTCCGATTCTCATCCGCGACTTCGCTGTCGCAGTAAACGAAGTCTGGGTCAGCGACCACGGCAAGCATGACGTATGGGTCTGGAACGATTGCTTCTCGGGCATTCCTCGCGGCATCGCGATTCGGCCATGGCTGACTGCCATCCTGGACATGCGTTCGCGGAAGATCGTCGGCGCAAACTGGAATGCTCAACCGAGCGGGCACACGGTCTCGACCGCGCTCCGCCATGCCGTTGTTAGCTTCGGCATCCCGCAAAAGTTCTACATCGACAACGGCAAGGACTACGAATCGATCGGACGGATCGATTACTCGATTGAAGCCAGTGGCGTGCTTCACCGTCTCGGCGTCGAACCGCAGTACTGCATTCCGAAGCATCCCCAGTCGAAGCTGATCGAGAGTTGGTTCTCCACCGTCCGCAAGCGTTTCGATTCGCGCTTTGGTCCTTTCTATTGCGGCGACTCTCCCTCGAACCGTCCCGAAGAATGCGACTCGGTCCTAAAAGAACACAAACAGTTCCTTGAAAGGAAGCGCGCGGCGACGCCACTCATGCCGGCAAGCGAATTCATTCGCATCGCGGCGCTGTGGGTCTTCGAGGACTACAACGACGAATATCGCGCGCACAGCGGGCGCGGCATGGAAGGGCGTACGCCAAACGAGGTGTTTCAGGAGGAGTACCCGGCGAATGCGCGCCGCCTCGACTCACATGACTACATCCAGGAGCTTTTCTGGAAGCGTGAAACGCGCCAGGTCCTCGAAGGTGGAACCGTCCAGATGTTCAACGAGCGCTATGAGCCTGCTGACATCGAATCCAGCGCCGCGCTGTTCTCGTTGATCGGGCGCTCCGTCCTCGTCGCATGCGATCCCTATGACATCGGGGACGCGATCGTGCTCGACCACGCCGGCACTCCGCTCGGCCGCATTCGCGCCCAAAAGCTGGTCGCGCACGGTCCCATCTCGCGAGATGACGTAAAGCACTCGATGCGTACCCGCCGGGCGGTTAAGCGCGCTGTCGAACAGCATCTCCAGGCTATCGGAGCGCAGGTGGAAAGCGAAGTGGACATGTTCCGCCGCCGCGCCGCCATCTCCGCGCCCAACGATTTTGTACCTGAACCAAAAGCTTTACCGGCCCCGATACGCGGCAGTCTGGCTCCGGCCACGGCTCCGCAATTCGTAGAGGACGTCGTCGACGACATCCTCTCCGACAACTAA